One Phragmites australis chromosome 23, lpPhrAust1.1, whole genome shotgun sequence DNA window includes the following coding sequences:
- the LOC133906464 gene encoding long chain acyl-CoA synthetase 9, chloroplastic-like, with protein sequence MNPYFVGFLVPVAVSLLLRKRRNVERKRGVPVEVGGEPGYAVRNYRFEQPVKTHWEGVTTLAELFEQSCKEYVYMPLLGTRKLISRETELAPNGRSFEKLHLGEYEWKCYAEAFKSVCNFSSGLIRLGHQKNERVAIFAETRAEWQIALQACFRQNITVVTIYASLGEEALCHSLNETEVTTVVCGQKELKKLIDISGQLDTVKRVVYINEEGISAEVSLARNSTSWIIESVEEVDKLGNETPVDANMPLPSDVAVIMYTSGSTGLPKGVMMTHRNILATLSAVMTIVPALGRKDIYLAFLPLAHILELAAEALMAAVGASIGYGSPLTLTDTSNKIKKGTLGDASALKPTLMTAVPAILDRVRGGVRKKVDTKGGAEKKLFDIAYNRRLAAINGSWLGAWGLEKLLWDTLVFGKVRAILGGKIRFVLSGGAPLSGDTQRFINICLGAPIGQGYGLTETCAGGTFSEYDDTSVGRVGAPLPCSYIKLIDWPEGGYLTTDSPMPRGEIVIGGPNVTKGYFKNEAKTNEVYKDDEKSMRWFYSGDIGRFHPDGCLEIIDRKKDIVKLQHGEYVSLGKVEAALIVSPYVENIMVHADPFHNYCVALVIPAHNELENWASRQGVTHSDFSDLCQKQEAVKEVLGSLAKAAKQARLEKFEIPAKIKLISEQWTPESGLVTAALKLKREVIRKTYENDLAQLYA encoded by the exons ATGAATCCTTATTTTGTTGGCTTTCTTGTCCCTGTCGCTGTCTCCCTGCTGCTCCGCAAAAGGAGAAATGTTGAGAGGAAGAGGGGAGTGCCAGTTGAGGTTGGCGGAGAGCCTGGATATGCAGTCCGTAACTATCGGTTTGAACAGCCTGTCAAAACACACTGGGAAGGGGTCACCACGCTTGCTGAGCTGTTCGAGCAGTCTTGCAAGGAGTATGTATACATGCCCCTCCTTGGCACCAGGAAGCTCATTTCAAGGGAAACCGAACTAGCGCCTAATGGGAGATCATTTGAGAAGCTTCATCTGGGTGAGTATGAGTGGAAATGTTACGCTGAGGCCTTCAAGAGTGTTTGCAACTTTTCATCTGGACTAATACGATTAGGCCACCAGAAGAATGAGCGTGTTGCTATTTTTGCTGAGACACGAGCTGAGTGGCAGATTGCATTGCAG GCATGCTTCAGACAAAATATTACTGTTGTCACCATCTATGCCTCCCTGGGGGAGGAAGCATTGTGTCACTCGCTAAATGAG ACTGAGGTCACTACTGTAGTTTGTGGTCAGAAAGAACTAAAAAAGTTGATTGACATAAGTGGGCAACTTGACACTGTCAAGCGCGTTGTCTATATCAATGAGGAAGGCATCTCAGCTGAAGTTTCTTTAGCTCGAAACAGCACTAGCTGGATAATTGAGTCAGTCGAGGAAGTGGATAAATTAGGAAATGAAACACCTGTTGATGCAAACATGCCTCTCCCATCTGATGTTGCTGTGATAATGTATACGAGTGGTAGCACTGGATTGCCCAAG GGAGTTATGATGACCCACCGCAACATCCTGGCTACACTCTCAGCAGTTATGACCATCGTGCCTGCACTTGGCAGAAAGGATATATACTTGGCCTTCCTCCCACTTGCGCACATACTTGAGTTGGCAGCTGAG gCACTTATGGCTGCTGTCGGAGCCTCCATAGGATatggatcacctttgactctgactgatacatcaaacaaaataaaaaagggtACTCTAGGTGATGCTTCTGCATTGAAACCAACACTGATGACTGCTGTACCTGCTATACTTGACCGTGTTCGTGGTGGTGTGAGGAAAAAG GTGGATACGAAGGGTGGTGCAGAAAAGAAATTATTTGACATTGCCTATAACCGCCGGCTTGCTGCAATAAATGGAAGTTGGCTTGGTGCCTGGGGATTGGAGAAACTCTTGTGGGATACACTTGTGTTTGGAAAGGTGCGTGCAATTTTGGGAGGAAAGATTCGCTTTGTACTTTCAGGTGGAGCACCTCTATCTGGAGATACTCAGAGGTTTATCAATATATGCCTTGG GGCTCCAATAGGGCAAGGGTATGGTCTGACTGAAACTTGTGCTGGAGGGACATTTTCCGAGTATGATGACACATCTGTTGGGCGTGTTGGTGCTCCACTACCTTGTTCCTATATTAAG TTGATTGACTGGCCTGAAGGTGGATACTTAACCACTGATTCTCCCATGCCTCGGGGAGAAATAGTCATTGGGGGTCCCAATGTAACTAAAGGCTATTTCAAGaatgaagctaaaacaaatgaAGTCTACAAG GATGATGAAAAAAGTATGCGATGGTTCTATTCTGGTGACATTGGACGTTTCCATCCAGATGGCTGCCTTGAAATCATTGACCGTAAAAAAGATATTGTGAAGCTTCAACATGGCGAATATGTATCTCTTGGGAAG GTGGAGGCTGCTTTGATTGTGAGCCCGTACGTGGAGAACATCATGGTTCATGCTGATCCTTTCCACAATTATTGTGTTGCTCTTGTTATACCTGCGCACAATGAGCTGGAAAACTGGGCTTCACGGCAAGGAGTTACACACAGTGATTTCTCAGATCTGTGCCAGAAGCAAGAGGCTGTTAAAGAAGTGCTTGGATCTTTAGCAAAG GCTGCAAAGCAAGCACGACTTGAGAAGTTTGAGATCCCAGCCAAAATCAAATTGATATCAGAGCAATGGACCCCCGAATCGGGCCTAGTCACTGCTGCCCTCAAGCTCAAGAGGGAGGTGATCAGGAAGACGTATGAGAATGATCTTGCTCAGTTGTACGCCTGA